The genome window ATTTTACTATCTTTAGAAGGCCAACGTGCACTCACCTTGGCTAGGTTGGTGCTTATTGGCTGGTTACTATTATTGCTCTTACAAATTAGGCAATTAGGGAAAGTTCCTATTCTTGGGGTGAGGAAGAGCGGGCTAAGAACATGGGTGGCAATAGGAGCGTTCTTTTTATCAGGGCTTCATGATTTAAAGTCAGAAATACCTGACGAGCAGACATTAGAAAAGTTACGAACTAGATTGACTGAGAAATCAGATGCTTTTCCAAATGCCGCAGATATTGCCAAAGTCGATCTGCAGTTAGTCGGTGTAGAGCTTCTTATGAAAATGGAAGTTCATGTAGCTGCGGAATCAGCATTTCCTCTGCCTGGACGGCTGCCTATCTGGTCTCCTGTAGAGATTACGGTAAATAATGCGGGAGCCCCGGCTTTGCGAAGAGAGGACCAGTATCTGTGGATCGTATTAGACAAGGGAGTTCACCAGATTGAAGTGAGAGGTTTGTTACCTAATGTTTCTGAGTGGGAGTGGACTTTTCGTTTGAAACCTAGATTTGTGACGGTAGAGGCTTCTGGTTGGACAGTTACTGGAATCAAGGATAATGGAGTGCCAGAGCAACAAGTCTTTTTTGTTCGTCAGCAATTGGATAGCTCGGGCTCGCAAGATGCCTCCTATGACAAGAAAGATTTCAATCCACTTGTTGCGTTAAATCGATCCTTTGAACTAGGACTTGTTTGGCAAGTTCAGAATCAAATCACCAAATTATCTTCTATAGATAAGGCGATATCTATCAAGATTCCCCTTTTACCTGGAGAAAAAGTGATGACTTCTGGTGTCGAGGTAAAAGAGGGGATGGTGGAAGTTTTAATGAGAGCAAATCAGAAAACATTTACTTGGAAAAGCGAGCTGGAGCGCATGAGTAAAATAAATCTCGCTGCTGAGGAAACGGATTTGTGGGTAGAGAAATGGACTTTGGTGACTTCCCCAGTTTGGAATGTAACGCTTTCAGGAATTAAGCCTGTTTTTCAGAAGAATCAAAAAGACTTGTTGCCGGTATGGAGTCCTTGGCCTGGCGAAGAGGTTGAATTTCAGATTAGTAGACCTGAGGCAGTAAGTGGAGAAACAACAACTGTTTCTTCCGTAAATCATGAAATTCGTTTGGGTAGTCGACATAAACGCTCTATACTCTCTATGTCACTGCAGTGTAGTTTGGGAAGTGATTTCGTCATGCAGTTGCCCGAGCAAGCGGAGATCACTTCATTAAAGCATAAAGGTGTAGAGATTCCTGTTCGGACTGAGGGAAAGAATTTGATTATCCCTGTGCACCCTGGTGAGCAAATGTTAAATATTGAATGGAAAGAAGCAGAAGACATTGGCATTGTTTCAGCTGCAGAGGAAGTCAAGCTGCCAGTTCCTTGTGCTAATATTCATACATCGATCAAGCTGCCTCTTGATCGATGGGTTCTATGGGCTAAAGGACCATTGCAAGGACCAGCGATTCGTTTTTGGGCTGTGCTAATTGGTGCTTTATTCATTGCATGGCTATTAATGCGTTTTAAAGCTCTGCCCATTAAGTCTTGGGAATGGGTGCCATTGCTATTTGGACTGACGCAGGTACATGTCATTTCTTCTGTGGTGCTCATCGGTTGGTTATTTGCCTTCGAGTGGCGAGGACGTGAAGGTTATCAAAAACTTAAAGGGGGCTCGTTCAATGTTGTTCAGGTTTTACTTGGCCTGAGCACGGTGATGGTGGTAGGGATCCTTTTGGCAGTCGTTTACAATGGTCTTTTAGGTAATCCAGAAATGTATATTTCTGGTAATGGTTCCTCTAAGTCATGGATGAAATGGTATCAGGCGCAATCCGATGCTTTACTTCCAACTCCTAGTGTTGTTTCCGTATCTATATGGTGGTATCGCTTTCTGATGTTGGCTTGGGCATTATGGGTAGCGAGCCTGACGGGAAAATGGATGAAGTGGGCTTGGACTCAATTCAACGACGGTCAGATTTGGTGTAAGAAAGATAAGAAGAAGCCTGGACCTCCACCGTTAGATCAAATAGCCTCATCATCGAAATAATATTTGCGCTTTGAATGCTTTGAGCTGAGAATCTTTAGTCATGTTTAGTGGTATTGTAGAGGAGGCTGGCCAGGTGATTGAGCTAAAGAAAACCGAAACAGGCTGCACATTTACTATTCAGTCAGAAAAGGTTCACAAAGATGTTAAGCTTGGCGACTCTATTTCTAATAATGGTTGTTGTTTGACGGTCGTTTCATTTGACCTAGAAAAAGGTTTTCTAACATTTGATTTATTAGAGGAGACTCAACGTGCGACTAATTTAAAGCAATTAGAACAAGGCAGTTTGATTAATCTTGAGCGGTCGCTAGCGGTAGGAGATCGAATCGGAGGTCATTTTGTATCCGGTCATGTGGATGGCACTGGCGAGATTGTCAAGTGGGAGAGATCGGGAAGCGACTATATCTTAGAAGTTGAAGTTCCAGATGGTGATGAGCGTTATTTAGTTCCAAAGGGAGCTATAGCAATAGATGGAGTGAGCCTTACTGTAGGTGAGGTGAAT of Verrucomicrobiota bacterium contains these proteins:
- a CDS encoding riboflavin synthase, whose amino-acid sequence is MFSGIVEEAGQVIELKKTETGCTFTIQSEKVHKDVKLGDSISNNGCCLTVVSFDLEKGFLTFDLLEETQRATNLKQLEQGSLINLERSLAVGDRIGGHFVSGHVDGTGEIVKWERSGSDYILEVEVPDGDERYLVPKGAIAIDGVSLTVGEVNDRTFSVWIIPHTYEVTAMHQRKAGDLVNLEYDMLAKYVEKLLSSK